In Vanrija pseudolonga chromosome 4, complete sequence, a single window of DNA contains:
- the mdn1 gene encoding Midasin, whose protein sequence is MSRKAGLYEDLKFYVQSAQRDAVEVDRDIKLIERSEGEVVDTPYDADLIIVETPLAQKWSAKACYRYDFTNPHRHRKGKWTAEQLIYTFGMGEPRKGRAVLLQGWLRNGFTLMGEAQIGRTYSGWLVRGRNVTGFEFVVDDEPKKKKVKRRDSRPRRRSRKSSDSDSDSESDGSASYRSGKSSSSGGSSKSDSEPELIRGSSASRSPSPPARSRRASQLASGSGRASQQASASQPGSRPRSLHVSPAKVASPAATQPRRRIVVSDGEEDKASSEPEDDDPWFEPMDVDIELASSPVLKPRASRNAPSSASPVLKPRSQPVPASRSASPVLKPRSQLRPPSPVASPAPSQPRSGIFAQGRRYPYTFYLADGHKLLETIIEMEGGELVPLDEAPIVLLPLGVGEAATDTHTVTSPLARVLSDDWVWDSVKAHPPRLLDLNDYTVPLRAVAKRRLSPSPSPEAPLKRARGVASPASVSSRDTPRATRSRSDVPPTLLSRATRRAAATAMPPPPVPSRPATPASQPECARSRSVKPEVELLSRGASRAPSAKPATRRVKKRTPTPEPESDSDSDSDAWIEPVITIDDVDTDDEDTFIRLVRNLRSWNGKGTKQAYIEGLGRKGLVAGATELYYDKYGVLVDNNVPGLKRDKGEKVDKGKQVAGGRRTRGQQAESEDEEDFKPSASRWGKPNGGGFSILGNASAAAHARWARVRSKANNDADGSEEDEEKPDANDDADGSEEDGEKLSDDEPQPKRPSVSKSASPVKPDSRVASKSPVKNGSPAKPASPDIAKSKSPVKSASPVKNASPAKDDTPAKSRSPDKSRSPVKRPSPSPSANGDDNTDAERVEVEEPREGDERGEEEILEVDERVEEEEEALREDGAEEEDERRDEASEDDDRPHEDEPQVDAEDDDDADDDKPEENEAEDADANSDDEVPNNTDNAIEVLETDTADDTDIEITGAAAAPAPPEPRVNTQNVVQRKKKRKRKSSTGKTEPKKRKKKAKKPKRESTVKREVTVKREVTVKRETTVKAEAATPRRVKVEGA, encoded by the exons ATGTCCCGCAAAGCAGGGCTGTACGAGGACCTCAAGTTCTACGTGCAGTCTGCACAGCGCGACGcagtcgaggtcgaccgaGACATCAAGCTCATCGAG CGCAGCgaaggcgaggtcgtcgataCGCCGTACGACGCAGACCTGATCATTGTCGAGACGCCACTCGCACAGAAGTGGTCCGCGAAAGCCTGCTACCGGTACGACTTCACCAACCCACACCGACACCGCAAGGGCAAGTGgaccgccgagcagctcatcTACACGTTCGGCATGGGCGAGCCGCGCAAGggccgcgccgtgctgctgcagggCTGGCTGCGCAACGGGTTCACGCTCATGGGCGAGGCGCAGATCGGGCGCACGTACAGCGGGTGGCTGGTCCG CGGGCGTAATGTGACAGGCTTTGAgtttgtcgtcgacgacgagccgaagaagaagaaggtcAAGCGGCGCGActctcggccgcggcgcaggagTAGGAAGAGCAGCGATAGCGACAGTGACAGCGAGTCGgacggctcggcgagctATCGTAGCGGGAAGAGCAGTTCgagtggcggcagcagcaagagcGACTCGGAGCCAGAGCTCATccgcgggtcgtcggcgagccgctcgccgtcgccgcctgcgcgatcacggcgcgcgagccagcTTGCGTCCGGgagcgggcgcgcgagccagcaggcgtcggcgagccagccaggcagccggCCCAGGTCGCTGCACGTGTCGCCGGCCAAGGTCGCGTCGCCCGCTGCAACgcagccgcgccggcgtATCGTCGTgtccgacggcgaggaggacaaggcgaGCTCTGAGCCGGAGGACGACGATCCTTGGTTCGAGCCGATGGACGTGGACATCGAGCTGGCGTCATCTCCCGTCCTCAAGCCGCGGGCGTCACGCAACGccccctcgagcgcgtcgccagtGCTCAAGCCCCGGTCGCAGCCTGTCCCTGCTTCACGCAGCGCGTCACCGGTCCTCAAACCCCGCTCGCAGCTACGCCCGCCGTCCCCCGTGGCATCGCCGGCGCCATCACAGCCCCGCAGCGGAATCTTTGCGCAGGGCAGGCGATACCCGTACACTTTCTACCTGGCCGACGGGCacaagctcctcgagacAATCATCGAGatggagggcggcgagctcgtccccCTCGACGAGGCTCCAATCGTACTTCTTCCCCTTGgagtcggcgaggcggccaccGACACGCACACCGTGACCTC cccgctcgcccgcgtgCTCTCGGACGACTGGGTGTGGGACAGCGTCAAGGCGCACCCcccgcgcctgctcgacctgaACGACTACACTGTGCCCCTGCGCGCTGTAGCCAAGCGGCGCTTAAgtccgtcgccgtcgcccgaggcgccgttgaagcgggcgcgcggcgttgccAGCCCGGCATCCGTGTCGTCCAGAGATACGCCCCGCGCTACTCGCTCAAGATCcgacgtgccgccgacgctgctgtcCCGCGCTACGAGGCGTGCAGCAGCCACGGCCATGCCACCCCCGCCCGTGCCG TCCCGCCCTGCGACGCCTGCGTCACAGCCTGAGTGTGCGCGCTCAAGATCTGTCAAGCCAGAGGTGGAGCTGCTTTCGCGCGGTGCGTCCCGCGCGCCGTCAGCCAAACCTGCCACACGCCGCGTGAAGAAACGCACGCCGACCCCGGAGCCAGAGAGCGATAGCGAtagcgacagcgacgcctGGATCGAGCCCGTCATCACCATTGACGACGTGGAtacggacgacgaggacacgtTTATTCGGCTGGTGCGCAACCTGCGCAGCTGGAACGGCAAGGGCACGAAGCAGGCGTACATTGAGGGTCTGGGCCGAAAG GGTCTCGTTGCTGGCGCCACAGAGCTCTACTATGACAAGTATGGCGTGCTGGTCGACAACAACGTCCCCGGGCTGAAGAGAGACAAGGGGGAGAAGGTCGACAAGGGGAAGCAGGTTGCAGGTGGCCGTCGGACCCGAGGCCAGCAGGcggagagcgaggacgaggaggattTCAAGCCAAGCGCTTCACGATGGGGCAAGCCCAACGGAGGCGGCTTTTCCATCCTCGGCAACGCGTCGGCTGCGGCGCATGCACGCTGGGCAAGAGTTCGCAGCAAGGCCAACAACGACGCAGACGGCAGCGAAGAGGATGAGGAGAAACCCGatgccaacgacgacgcagacggtagcgaggaggacggggagAAGCTGAGCGATGACGAACCTCAGCCAAAGCGCCCCTCGGTGTCAAAATCAGCGTCACCAGTGAAGCCAGATTCCCGCGTTGCATCGAAATCGCCGGTGAAGAATGGTTCGCCTGCCAAGCCCGCGTCCCCCGACATTGCCAAGTCCAAGTCGCCAGTGAAGAGCGCATCGCCCGTGAAGAACGCGTCGCCTGCAAAGGACGACACGCCAGCGAAAAGCCGATCGCCCGACAAGAGCAGGTCCCCGGTGAAGcgcccctcgccgtcgccgtctgCCAATGGGGACGACAACACGGACGCGGAGAGAGTGGAAGTGGAGGAGCCCCGGGAAGGCGATGAGAGAGGTGAGGAGGAGATCCTGGAGGTTGATGAGAGAgtggaagaggaagaggaagcgCTTCGTGAAGACGgtgcagaggaggaggatgagcgTCGGGATGAAGCgtccgaggacgacgacaggccCCACGAGGATGAGCCAcaagtcgacgccgaggatgacgatgacg ccgacgacgacaagccagAGGAGAACGAAGCTgaagacgccgacgccaactccgacgacgaggtgcccAACAACACCGACAACGCGATCGAGGTTCTGGAAAccgacaccgccgacgaTACCGACATTGAGATCACGGGAGCTGCGGCAGCCCCGGCCCCACCTGAACCCA GGGTGAACACGCAGAACGTGGTGCAGAGaaagaagaagcgcaaaAGGAAGTCGTCAACGGGCAAGACGGAGccgaagaagcgcaagaagaaggcaAAGAAGCCGAAGCGGGAGTCGACGGTGAAGCGGGAAGTAACAGTGAAGCGAGAGGTGACGGTGAAGCGGGAGACGACAGTCAAGGCGgaggcagcgacgccgcggcgagtCAAGGTGGAGGGGGCATAG
- the mdn1 gene encoding uncharacterized protein — MSRKAGLYEDLKFYVQSAQRDAVEVDRDIKLIERSEGEVVDTPYDADLIIVETPLAQKWSAKACYRYDFTNPHRHRKGKWTAEQLIYTFGMGEPRKGRAVLLQGWLRNGFTLMGEAQIGRTYSGWLVRGRNVTGFEFVVDDEPKKKKVKRRDSRPRRRSRKSSDSDSDSESDGSASYRSGKSSSSGGSSKSDSEPELIRGSSASRSPSPPARSRRASQLASGSGRASQQASASQPGSRPRSLHVSPAKVASPAATQPRRRIVVSDGEEDKASSEPEDDDPWFEPMDVDIELASSPVLKPRASRNAPSSASPVLKPRSQPVPASRSASPVLKPRSQLRPPSPVASPAPSQPRSGIFAQGRRYPYTFYLADGHKLLETIIEMEGGELVPLDEAPIVLLPLGVGEAATDTHTVTSPLARVLSDDWVWDSVKAHPPRLLDLNDYTVPLRAVAKRRLSPSPSPEAPLKRARGVASPASVSSRDTPRATRSRSDVPPTLLSRATRRAAATAMPPPPVPSRPATPASQPECARSRSVKPEVELLSRGASRAPSAKPATRRVKKRTPTPEPESDSDSDSDAWIEPVITIDDVDTDDEDTFIRLVRNLRSWNGKGTKQAYIEGLGRKGLVAGATELYYDKYGVLVDNNVPGLKRDKGEKVDKGKQVAGGRRTRGQQAESEDEEDFKPSASRWGKPNGGGFSILGNASAAAHARWARVRSKANNDADGSEEDEEKPDANDDADGSEEDGEKLSDDEPQPKRPSVSKSASPVKPDSRVASKSPVKNGSPAKPASPDIAKSKSPVKSASPVKNASPAKDDTPAKSRSPDKSRSPVKRPSPSPSANGDDNTDAERVEVEEPREGDERGEEEILEVDERVEEEEEALREDGAEEEDERRDEASEDDDRPHEDEPQVDAEDDDDGEPDAVNQPEEDEPDVDDKPDEVDPDDENKADEGAADDDKPEENEAEDADANSDDEVPNNTDNAIEVLETDTADDTDIEITGAAAAPAPPEPRVNTQNVVQRKKKRKRKSSTGKTEPKKRKKKAKKPKRESTVKREVTVKREVTVKRETTVKAEAATPRRVKVEGA; from the exons ATGTCCCGCAAAGCAGGGCTGTACGAGGACCTCAAGTTCTACGTGCAGTCTGCACAGCGCGACGcagtcgaggtcgaccgaGACATCAAGCTCATCGAG CGCAGCgaaggcgaggtcgtcgataCGCCGTACGACGCAGACCTGATCATTGTCGAGACGCCACTCGCACAGAAGTGGTCCGCGAAAGCCTGCTACCGGTACGACTTCACCAACCCACACCGACACCGCAAGGGCAAGTGgaccgccgagcagctcatcTACACGTTCGGCATGGGCGAGCCGCGCAAGggccgcgccgtgctgctgcagggCTGGCTGCGCAACGGGTTCACGCTCATGGGCGAGGCGCAGATCGGGCGCACGTACAGCGGGTGGCTGGTCCG CGGGCGTAATGTGACAGGCTTTGAgtttgtcgtcgacgacgagccgaagaagaagaaggtcAAGCGGCGCGActctcggccgcggcgcaggagTAGGAAGAGCAGCGATAGCGACAGTGACAGCGAGTCGgacggctcggcgagctATCGTAGCGGGAAGAGCAGTTCgagtggcggcagcagcaagagcGACTCGGAGCCAGAGCTCATccgcgggtcgtcggcgagccgctcgccgtcgccgcctgcgcgatcacggcgcgcgagccagcTTGCGTCCGGgagcgggcgcgcgagccagcaggcgtcggcgagccagccaggcagccggCCCAGGTCGCTGCACGTGTCGCCGGCCAAGGTCGCGTCGCCCGCTGCAACgcagccgcgccggcgtATCGTCGTgtccgacggcgaggaggacaaggcgaGCTCTGAGCCGGAGGACGACGATCCTTGGTTCGAGCCGATGGACGTGGACATCGAGCTGGCGTCATCTCCCGTCCTCAAGCCGCGGGCGTCACGCAACGccccctcgagcgcgtcgccagtGCTCAAGCCCCGGTCGCAGCCTGTCCCTGCTTCACGCAGCGCGTCACCGGTCCTCAAACCCCGCTCGCAGCTACGCCCGCCGTCCCCCGTGGCATCGCCGGCGCCATCACAGCCCCGCAGCGGAATCTTTGCGCAGGGCAGGCGATACCCGTACACTTTCTACCTGGCCGACGGGCacaagctcctcgagacAATCATCGAGatggagggcggcgagctcgtccccCTCGACGAGGCTCCAATCGTACTTCTTCCCCTTGgagtcggcgaggcggccaccGACACGCACACCGTGACCTC cccgctcgcccgcgtgCTCTCGGACGACTGGGTGTGGGACAGCGTCAAGGCGCACCCcccgcgcctgctcgacctgaACGACTACACTGTGCCCCTGCGCGCTGTAGCCAAGCGGCGCTTAAgtccgtcgccgtcgcccgaggcgccgttgaagcgggcgcgcggcgttgccAGCCCGGCATCCGTGTCGTCCAGAGATACGCCCCGCGCTACTCGCTCAAGATCcgacgtgccgccgacgctgctgtcCCGCGCTACGAGGCGTGCAGCAGCCACGGCCATGCCACCCCCGCCCGTGCCG TCCCGCCCTGCGACGCCTGCGTCACAGCCTGAGTGTGCGCGCTCAAGATCTGTCAAGCCAGAGGTGGAGCTGCTTTCGCGCGGTGCGTCCCGCGCGCCGTCAGCCAAACCTGCCACACGCCGCGTGAAGAAACGCACGCCGACCCCGGAGCCAGAGAGCGATAGCGAtagcgacagcgacgcctGGATCGAGCCCGTCATCACCATTGACGACGTGGAtacggacgacgaggacacgtTTATTCGGCTGGTGCGCAACCTGCGCAGCTGGAACGGCAAGGGCACGAAGCAGGCGTACATTGAGGGTCTGGGCCGAAAG GGTCTCGTTGCTGGCGCCACAGAGCTCTACTATGACAAGTATGGCGTGCTGGTCGACAACAACGTCCCCGGGCTGAAGAGAGACAAGGGGGAGAAGGTCGACAAGGGGAAGCAGGTTGCAGGTGGCCGTCGGACCCGAGGCCAGCAGGcggagagcgaggacgaggaggattTCAAGCCAAGCGCTTCACGATGGGGCAAGCCCAACGGAGGCGGCTTTTCCATCCTCGGCAACGCGTCGGCTGCGGCGCATGCACGCTGGGCAAGAGTTCGCAGCAAGGCCAACAACGACGCAGACGGCAGCGAAGAGGATGAGGAGAAACCCGatgccaacgacgacgcagacggtagcgaggaggacggggagAAGCTGAGCGATGACGAACCTCAGCCAAAGCGCCCCTCGGTGTCAAAATCAGCGTCACCAGTGAAGCCAGATTCCCGCGTTGCATCGAAATCGCCGGTGAAGAATGGTTCGCCTGCCAAGCCCGCGTCCCCCGACATTGCCAAGTCCAAGTCGCCAGTGAAGAGCGCATCGCCCGTGAAGAACGCGTCGCCTGCAAAGGACGACACGCCAGCGAAAAGCCGATCGCCCGACAAGAGCAGGTCCCCGGTGAAGcgcccctcgccgtcgccgtctgCCAATGGGGACGACAACACGGACGCGGAGAGAGTGGAAGTGGAGGAGCCCCGGGAAGGCGATGAGAGAGGTGAGGAGGAGATCCTGGAGGTTGATGAGAGAgtggaagaggaagaggaagcgCTTCGTGAAGACGgtgcagaggaggaggatgagcgTCGGGATGAAGCgtccgaggacgacgacaggccCCACGAGGATGAGCCAcaagtcgacgccgaggatgacgatgacggTGAGCCTGATGCCGTCAACcagcccgaggaggacgagcctGATGTGGACGACAAGCCTGATGAGGTCGATCCCGATGACGAgaacaaggccgacgagggcgcagccgacgacgacaagccagAGGAGAACGAAGCTgaagacgccgacgccaactccgacgacgaggtgcccAACAACACCGACAACGCGATCGAGGTTCTGGAAAccgacaccgccgacgaTACCGACATTGAGATCACGGGAGCTGCGGCAGCCCCGGCCCCACCTGAACCCA GGGTGAACACGCAGAACGTGGTGCAGAGaaagaagaagcgcaaaAGGAAGTCGTCAACGGGCAAGACGGAGccgaagaagcgcaagaagaaggcaAAGAAGCCGAAGCGGGAGTCGACGGTGAAGCGGGAAGTAACAGTGAAGCGAGAGGTGACGGTGAAGCGGGAGACGACAGTCAAGGCGgaggcagcgacgccgcggcgagtCAAGGTGGAGGGGGCATAG
- the mdn1 gene encoding uncharacterized protein: MSRKAGLYEDLKFYVQSAQRDAVEVDRDIKLIERSEGEVVDTPYDADLIIVETPLAQKWSAKACYRYDFTNPHRHRKGKWTAEQLIYTFGMGEPRKGRAVLLQGWLRNGFTLMGEAQIGRTYSGWLVRGRNVTGFEFVVDDEPKKKKVKRRDSRPRRRSRKSSDSDSDSESDGSASYRSGKSSSSGGSSKSDSEPELIRGSSASRSPSPPARSRRASQLASGSGRASQQASASQPGSRPRSLHVSPAKVASPAATQPRRRIVVSDGEEDKASSEPEDDDPWFEPMDVDIELASSPVLKPRASRNAPSSASPVLKPRSQPVPASRSASPVLKPRSQLRPPSPVASPAPSQPRSGIFAQGRRYPYTFYLADGHKLLETIIEMEGGELVPLDEAPIVLLPLGVGEAATDTHTVTSPLARVLSDDWVWDSVKAHPPRLLDLNDYTVPLRAVAKRRLSPSPSPEAPLKRARGVASPASVSSRDTPRATRSRSDVPPTLLSRATRRAAATAMPPPPVPSRPATPASQPECARSRSVKPEVELLSRGASRAPSAKPATRRVKKRTPTPEPESDSDSDSDAWIEPVITIDDVDTDDEDTFIRLVRNLRSWNGKGTKQAYIEGLGRKGLVAGATELYYDKYGVLVDNNVPGLKRDKGEKVDKGKQVAGGRRTRGQQAESEDEEDFKPSASRWGKPNGGGFSILGNASAAAHARWARVRSKANNDADGSEEDEEKPDANDDADGSEEDGEKLSDDEPQPKRPSVSKSASPVKPDSRVASKSPVKNGSPAKPASPDIAKSKSPVKSASPVKNASPAKDDTPAKSRSPDKSRSPVKRPSPSPSANGDDNTDAERPEEDEPDVDDKPDEVDPDDENKADEGAADDDKPEENEAEDADANSDDEVPNNTDNAIEVLETDTADDTDIEITGAAAAPAPPEPRVNTQNVVQRKKKRKRKSSTGKTEPKKRKKKAKKPKRESTVKREVTVKREVTVKRETTVKAEAATPRRVKVEGA, encoded by the exons ATGTCCCGCAAAGCAGGGCTGTACGAGGACCTCAAGTTCTACGTGCAGTCTGCACAGCGCGACGcagtcgaggtcgaccgaGACATCAAGCTCATCGAG CGCAGCgaaggcgaggtcgtcgataCGCCGTACGACGCAGACCTGATCATTGTCGAGACGCCACTCGCACAGAAGTGGTCCGCGAAAGCCTGCTACCGGTACGACTTCACCAACCCACACCGACACCGCAAGGGCAAGTGgaccgccgagcagctcatcTACACGTTCGGCATGGGCGAGCCGCGCAAGggccgcgccgtgctgctgcagggCTGGCTGCGCAACGGGTTCACGCTCATGGGCGAGGCGCAGATCGGGCGCACGTACAGCGGGTGGCTGGTCCG CGGGCGTAATGTGACAGGCTTTGAgtttgtcgtcgacgacgagccgaagaagaagaaggtcAAGCGGCGCGActctcggccgcggcgcaggagTAGGAAGAGCAGCGATAGCGACAGTGACAGCGAGTCGgacggctcggcgagctATCGTAGCGGGAAGAGCAGTTCgagtggcggcagcagcaagagcGACTCGGAGCCAGAGCTCATccgcgggtcgtcggcgagccgctcgccgtcgccgcctgcgcgatcacggcgcgcgagccagcTTGCGTCCGGgagcgggcgcgcgagccagcaggcgtcggcgagccagccaggcagccggCCCAGGTCGCTGCACGTGTCGCCGGCCAAGGTCGCGTCGCCCGCTGCAACgcagccgcgccggcgtATCGTCGTgtccgacggcgaggaggacaaggcgaGCTCTGAGCCGGAGGACGACGATCCTTGGTTCGAGCCGATGGACGTGGACATCGAGCTGGCGTCATCTCCCGTCCTCAAGCCGCGGGCGTCACGCAACGccccctcgagcgcgtcgccagtGCTCAAGCCCCGGTCGCAGCCTGTCCCTGCTTCACGCAGCGCGTCACCGGTCCTCAAACCCCGCTCGCAGCTACGCCCGCCGTCCCCCGTGGCATCGCCGGCGCCATCACAGCCCCGCAGCGGAATCTTTGCGCAGGGCAGGCGATACCCGTACACTTTCTACCTGGCCGACGGGCacaagctcctcgagacAATCATCGAGatggagggcggcgagctcgtccccCTCGACGAGGCTCCAATCGTACTTCTTCCCCTTGgagtcggcgaggcggccaccGACACGCACACCGTGACCTC cccgctcgcccgcgtgCTCTCGGACGACTGGGTGTGGGACAGCGTCAAGGCGCACCCcccgcgcctgctcgacctgaACGACTACACTGTGCCCCTGCGCGCTGTAGCCAAGCGGCGCTTAAgtccgtcgccgtcgcccgaggcgccgttgaagcgggcgcgcggcgttgccAGCCCGGCATCCGTGTCGTCCAGAGATACGCCCCGCGCTACTCGCTCAAGATCcgacgtgccgccgacgctgctgtcCCGCGCTACGAGGCGTGCAGCAGCCACGGCCATGCCACCCCCGCCCGTGCCG TCCCGCCCTGCGACGCCTGCGTCACAGCCTGAGTGTGCGCGCTCAAGATCTGTCAAGCCAGAGGTGGAGCTGCTTTCGCGCGGTGCGTCCCGCGCGCCGTCAGCCAAACCTGCCACACGCCGCGTGAAGAAACGCACGCCGACCCCGGAGCCAGAGAGCGATAGCGAtagcgacagcgacgcctGGATCGAGCCCGTCATCACCATTGACGACGTGGAtacggacgacgaggacacgtTTATTCGGCTGGTGCGCAACCTGCGCAGCTGGAACGGCAAGGGCACGAAGCAGGCGTACATTGAGGGTCTGGGCCGAAAG GGTCTCGTTGCTGGCGCCACAGAGCTCTACTATGACAAGTATGGCGTGCTGGTCGACAACAACGTCCCCGGGCTGAAGAGAGACAAGGGGGAGAAGGTCGACAAGGGGAAGCAGGTTGCAGGTGGCCGTCGGACCCGAGGCCAGCAGGcggagagcgaggacgaggaggattTCAAGCCAAGCGCTTCACGATGGGGCAAGCCCAACGGAGGCGGCTTTTCCATCCTCGGCAACGCGTCGGCTGCGGCGCATGCACGCTGGGCAAGAGTTCGCAGCAAGGCCAACAACGACGCAGACGGCAGCGAAGAGGATGAGGAGAAACCCGatgccaacgacgacgcagacggtagcgaggaggacggggagAAGCTGAGCGATGACGAACCTCAGCCAAAGCGCCCCTCGGTGTCAAAATCAGCGTCACCAGTGAAGCCAGATTCCCGCGTTGCATCGAAATCGCCGGTGAAGAATGGTTCGCCTGCCAAGCCCGCGTCCCCCGACATTGCCAAGTCCAAGTCGCCAGTGAAGAGCGCATCGCCCGTGAAGAACGCGTCGCCTGCAAAGGACGACACGCCAGCGAAAAGCCGATCGCCCGACAAGAGCAGGTCCCCGGTGAAGcgcccctcgccgtcgccgtctgCCAATGGGGACGACAACACGGACGCGGAGAGA cccgaggaggacgagcctGATGTGGACGACAAGCCTGATGAGGTCGATCCCGATGACGAgaacaaggccgacgagggcgcagccgacgacgacaagccagAGGAGAACGAAGCTgaagacgccgacgccaactccgacgacgaggtgcccAACAACACCGACAACGCGATCGAGGTTCTGGAAAccgacaccgccgacgaTACCGACATTGAGATCACGGGAGCTGCGGCAGCCCCGGCCCCACCTGAACCCA GGGTGAACACGCAGAACGTGGTGCAGAGaaagaagaagcgcaaaAGGAAGTCGTCAACGGGCAAGACGGAGccgaagaagcgcaagaagaaggcaAAGAAGCCGAAGCGGGAGTCGACGGTGAAGCGGGAAGTAACAGTGAAGCGAGAGGTGACGGTGAAGCGGGAGACGACAGTCAAGGCGgaggcagcgacgccgcggcgagtCAAGGTGGAGGGGGCATAG
- the Dnajc11 gene encoding DnaJ subfamily C member 11, producing MAGPGPSNAYYRRFAQGASGPIHAPTGSAAPLLDTPQSSEEFADEAAQESLYAVLNVPTTASNAEIKEAYRSLAAVYHPDKQTDDVRRSAAHARFTAIQRAHEVLLDPRRRTVYDLLGEEGLRTSWDVGPKNLSPRAMRAHYARQANDKWRADADALVHSKGNMSITLDARAVFLPESAFAGLEGAENIKHDAVSRLQRVMPGQVTMTHSFETPINDRTQLVMEGTMAARGGAGGANLSGTLRHQFSPRLWAQYTQTLMNPRISTLKGTYTIDENTYVTGTAISQTFLAPPRISATVGRRIYAETTGFITYNTGFFSLGPWGAAMPDEMRYADQSALSIGATNATMSGSGWTVEAQTGLAANHASADWSTHALGLKLKAGVGVELRGGHVFADATAHVTEHTYAGATFQLYLSGGFQVKLHISRVGQKLALPILLSGEYNPYVVLFSTVIPAAAYAAWHHYYLLPRKHQRISKRIEELREEHADYIAQKKAEAEDALLLMERSVAAKVQAERARDGLVILTAQYGRAEDFTARDIRDNGAIIDVTVPVQALVQNSRVFIPGARNKFNLLGFYDPCIGENKKLRVRYLFRGQIHEVTVDDVQSFRAPVKSHALEE from the exons atggccggccccggcccctCAAACGCCTACTATCGACGGTTTGCCCAGGGCGCCTCTGGGCCGATccacgcgccgacgggcagCGCGGCTCCTCTGCTCGACACCCCACAGAGCAGCGAAGAGTTTGCGGACGAGGCAGCGCAGGAGAGCCTGTACGCGGTCCTCAACGTGCCCACGACGGCGTCCAacgccgagatcaaggaggcgTACCGctccctcgcggccgtctACCACCCGGACAAGCAGACGGACGACGTgcgccgctcggccgcgcacgcgcgcttCACGGCCatccagcgcgcgcacgaggtgCTCCTCGACCCCCGCCGAAGGACCGTGTACGACCTGctcggggaggaggggctgCGGACGTCGTGGGATGTCGGGCCGAAGAACCTCAGCCCGcgcgcgatgcgcgcgcaCTATGCGCGGCAGGCAAACGACAagtggcgcgccgacgccgacgcgctcgtgcaCAGCAAGGGCAACATGAGcatcacgctcgacgcgcgcgccgtcttcctccccgagtcggcgttcgcgggcctcgagggcgccgagaaCATCAAGCACGACGCCGTGTCCCGCCTCCAGCGCGTCATGCCGGGCCAGGTCACCATGACGCACAGCTTCGAGACGCCCATCAACGACCGCACCCAGCTCGTGATGGAGGGGACCatggccgcgcgcggcggcgcaggcggcgcgaaTCTCAGCGGCACCCTCCGGCACCAGTTCTCCCCGCGTCTCTGGGCACAGTACACCCAGACGCTGATGAACCCGCGGATATCGACCCTCAAGGGGACGTACACGATCGACGAGAATAC GTATGTCACTGGTACGGCGATTTCGCAGACGTTCCTCGCGCCACCGCGCATCTCGGCGACCGTCGGCAGGAGGATATACGCCGAGACGACGGGGTTCATCA CCTACAACACTGGCTTCTTCTCCCTCGGCCCGTGGGGCGCCGCGATGCCCGACGAGATGCGGTACGCCGACCAGTCGGCGCTCTCGATCGGGGCGACGAACGCGACCATGTCAGGCTCGGGGTGGACGGTCGAGGCGCAGACGGGCCTGGCGGCCAACCACGCCTCGGCCGACTGGAgcacgcacgcgctcgggctcaagctcaaggctggtgtcggggtcgagctgcgcggcgggcacgtgttcgccgacgcgacggcgcacgTCACGGAGCACACTTATGCCGGCGCCACCTTCCAGCTGTACTTGAGCGGCGGGTTCCAGGTCAAGCTGCACATCTCGCGCGTGGGCCAGAAGCTCGCGCTGCCCATCCTGCTGTCGGGCGAGTACAACCCCTACGTCGTGCTGTTCAGCACCGTGATTCCGGCCGCGGCGTATGCGGCATGGCACCACTACTATCTCTTGCCGCGGAAGCACCAGCGCATTTCCAA gcgTATCGAGGAGCTGCGGGAAGAACACGCCGACTACATTGcgcagaagaaggccgaggcagagGATGCTTTGCTGCTCATGgagcgcagcgtcgcggccaaggtgcaggccgagcgcgcgcgcgacggcctggTTATCCTTACTGCGCAGTatggccgcgccgaggactTTACCGCGCGCGATATCCGGGATAACGGCGCCATCATCGACGTCACCGTGCCCGTCCAGGCGCTCGTGCAGAACTCGCGCGTGTTCATccccggcgcgcgcaacAAGTTCAACCTGCTGGGATTCTACGACCCGTGTATCGGCGAGAACAAGAAGCTGCGCGTGCGATACCTCTTCCGAGGACAAATCCACGAGGTgaccgtcgacgacgtgcagtCGTTCCGTGCACCTGTCAAAT CCCATGCCCTCGAAGAATAG